Proteins encoded by one window of Flagellimonas lutaonensis:
- a CDS encoding MlaD family protein, translated as MKLSREVKTAIIVLIGIFLFILGYSYLKSNSLFDKSKTFYAVYSHVGGLQTGTQVSINGLTVGNVTDIKFKDGSGKLLVTLTVQKNFEFSKNSKAELYDTGIIGGKGIQIIPVFDGAPPARSGDTLKTSIRPGITELVQEKLTPLQMKVEGAVSHADSLLINVNDVLDDPTKRELQQSIVGLNQLIRSFQGSAQKLDQLLATNQQELDSSIKNFNTMTANFSELSESLANAGLEETIVNLQQSLNNLNTILSKVEKGEGSLGKLVADDELYNNLSNASKELDLLLQDFRLNPKRYVNVSIFGKKQKEYTLPENDPAEKLDDN; from the coding sequence TTGAAACTATCCAGGGAAGTCAAAACCGCCATCATTGTATTAATAGGAATATTCCTTTTTATTCTGGGGTACAGTTACCTAAAGTCAAACTCCCTTTTTGATAAATCAAAGACATTCTACGCGGTGTATAGCCATGTTGGCGGCCTGCAAACAGGTACCCAGGTATCTATCAACGGGCTTACGGTGGGCAATGTCACCGACATCAAATTTAAAGATGGATCGGGCAAATTACTGGTCACCTTGACCGTTCAGAAAAACTTTGAATTTTCAAAAAACAGCAAAGCTGAACTGTACGATACCGGAATCATCGGTGGTAAGGGCATACAGATCATCCCAGTTTTTGACGGGGCACCGCCTGCGCGGTCGGGCGATACGCTCAAGACCAGCATTAGGCCCGGTATCACCGAGTTGGTGCAAGAAAAGCTCACCCCGTTGCAAATGAAGGTCGAAGGTGCTGTTTCACATGCCGATTCGTTGTTGATAAATGTCAATGATGTATTGGACGACCCCACCAAGCGAGAGCTTCAACAGAGTATCGTAGGCTTGAACCAATTGATACGAAGTTTTCAGGGCAGTGCCCAAAAGTTGGACCAGTTGTTGGCCACCAACCAACAAGAACTAGATAGCTCGATCAAGAATTTTAATACCATGACGGCCAATTTTTCAGAACTGTCGGAGTCTTTGGCCAATGCTGGATTGGAAGAAACCATTGTAAATCTTCAGCAATCACTCAATAATTTGAACACCATTCTGTCCAAGGTTGAAAAGGGTGAAGGTTCATTGGGCAAATTGGTGGCCGATGATGAACTCTACAACAATCTCTCAAACGCTTCAAAAGAGCTAGACCTGTTATTGCAAGACTTTAGGTTGAACCCCAAGCGGTACGTGAACGTTTCCATTTTTGGCAAAAAGCAGAAAGAATACACATTGCCCGAGAACGATCCCGCTGAAAAACTGGACGATAACTAA
- a CDS encoding (Fe-S)-binding protein, whose amino-acid sequence MTVLPNILFAIALIVGIGYFVRNVKKLKRNIALGRGVDVSDHKAQRWKNMARIALGQSKMVVRPVAGLMHIIVYVGFIIINIEVLEIIIDGLLGTHRVFASLGGFYDFLIASFEILALLVIIAVIVFWARRNILKLRRFLKPEMKGWPKTDANWILYIELILMVLFLTMNATDVTLQQMGAAHYKEAGTFPVSQFLVPLFEGMPMQTLIIIERSAWWLHILGILFFLNYLYYSKHLHILLAFPNTYFGKVRPQGQFDNLESVTKEVKLMMDPNADPFAAPADDAPQPEKFGASDVMDLTWVQLLNAYTCTECGRCTSECPANQTGKKLSPRKIMMDTRDRLEEVGKNIDANKGEFKPDGKQLLDDYITREELWACTTCNACVEACPVSIDPLSIIMSMRQYLVMEQSAAPAELNNMMGNVENNGAPWPFNQMDRLNWSKES is encoded by the coding sequence ATGACCGTACTCCCCAACATTCTGTTTGCAATCGCCCTGATAGTGGGCATAGGCTACTTTGTTAGAAATGTCAAAAAACTGAAAAGGAACATTGCCCTTGGCAGAGGGGTCGACGTTAGCGACCACAAGGCCCAGCGATGGAAAAATATGGCCAGAATCGCCCTTGGTCAGTCGAAGATGGTCGTACGGCCCGTTGCAGGTCTCATGCACATAATCGTCTATGTAGGGTTCATTATCATCAATATTGAGGTGCTGGAAATCATTATCGACGGACTTTTGGGCACCCACCGGGTATTTGCCTCTTTGGGCGGTTTTTATGATTTTTTGATTGCCTCGTTTGAGATATTGGCCCTCTTGGTCATTATAGCGGTCATCGTTTTTTGGGCAAGGCGAAATATACTTAAGCTTCGTCGGTTTCTCAAACCTGAGATGAAAGGCTGGCCCAAGACCGATGCGAATTGGATTTTATACATTGAATTGATTCTGATGGTGCTCTTTCTTACCATGAACGCCACAGATGTTACATTGCAGCAAATGGGGGCGGCCCATTATAAAGAAGCCGGGACTTTTCCGGTAAGCCAGTTTTTGGTGCCGCTTTTTGAGGGTATGCCGATGCAGACCTTGATAATCATAGAGCGCAGTGCCTGGTGGTTGCATATTTTGGGTATTCTGTTCTTCTTGAACTACCTATATTACTCAAAGCATCTACATATTTTGTTGGCGTTTCCGAACACTTACTTTGGAAAGGTACGGCCCCAAGGACAGTTTGATAATCTTGAATCTGTCACCAAAGAGGTAAAACTGATGATGGATCCCAATGCCGATCCCTTTGCAGCTCCTGCAGACGATGCCCCACAGCCCGAAAAGTTCGGTGCATCCGATGTAATGGACCTCACCTGGGTGCAGCTATTGAACGCTTACACCTGTACCGAATGTGGGAGGTGTACCTCTGAATGCCCGGCCAATCAAACGGGCAAAAAGCTTTCTCCTAGAAAGATTATGATGGACACCCGCGACCGGTTGGAAGAGGTGGGCAAGAACATCGATGCCAATAAGGGCGAATTCAAACCTGATGGCAAGCAATTGCTCGACGATTATATAACCCGTGAAGAGCTTTGGGCCTGCACCACTTGCAATGCCTGTGTTGAGGCTTGTCCTGTAAGTATAGATCCATTGTCGATCATCATGTCGATGCGGCAATATTTGGTCATGGAGCAATCGGCTGCCCCGGCAGAGCTCAACAATATGATGGGCAATGTGGAGAACAATGGGGCCCCTTGGCCTTTCAATCAAATGGATCGTCTTAACTGGTCAAAAGAATCCTAA
- a CDS encoding (Fe-S)-binding protein, with protein MNVPTMAQLFAENKQPDVLFWVGCAGSFDDRAKKITKAFVKILNKAGVSFAVLGTEESCTGDPAKRAGNEFLFQMQAMTNIETMNGYGVKKVVTACPHCFNTIKNEYPGLGGNYQVVHHTQFLKQLLDEGKITLEGGTYKGKRITYHDPCYLGRANDVFEAPRELIQKLDAELVEMKNCRKRGLCCGAGGAQMFKEPEKGEKDINVERTEQALETQPEIIAAACPFCNTMMTDGVKSKEKEAKIAVLDVAELIANAEDL; from the coding sequence ATGAACGTACCGACAATGGCCCAACTTTTTGCGGAGAACAAACAGCCCGATGTATTATTTTGGGTGGGCTGTGCCGGAAGTTTTGATGACCGTGCAAAGAAGATCACCAAAGCTTTTGTCAAGATTTTGAACAAGGCCGGCGTTAGTTTTGCGGTATTGGGCACCGAAGAAAGCTGTACCGGAGACCCTGCCAAACGCGCAGGCAACGAATTCTTGTTTCAAATGCAGGCCATGACCAATATCGAGACCATGAACGGGTATGGTGTGAAAAAAGTGGTTACCGCCTGTCCGCACTGCTTCAACACCATTAAAAACGAATACCCCGGTCTTGGCGGAAATTACCAGGTGGTGCACCACACCCAGTTCTTGAAACAATTGCTGGACGAAGGAAAGATTACTTTGGAAGGGGGCACTTACAAGGGCAAGCGGATCACTTATCACGATCCCTGTTATCTGGGTAGGGCCAATGATGTTTTTGAAGCCCCTAGGGAATTGATCCAAAAGCTGGATGCCGAACTGGTTGAAATGAAAAATTGCCGCAAACGTGGGCTTTGCTGTGGTGCCGGTGGCGCCCAAATGTTCAAAGAACCCGAAAAGGGCGAGAAAGATATCAATGTAGAACGCACAGAACAGGCACTTGAGACCCAGCCAGAAATCATTGCAGCTGCCTGCCCCTTTTGCAATACCATGATGACCGATGGGGTAAAAAGTAAGGAAAAAGAGGCCAAGATCGCTGTATTGGATGTGGCCGAATTGATTGCGAACGCTGAAGACTTATAG
- a CDS encoding glycoside hydrolase family 3 N-terminal domain-containing protein, translating to MRTNYLFPFFLLFFILASGQKNPLVATDSLAQAAWVTATYDAMTPEEKIGQLFMVSVASNQGKAAADRIKQLIRQHYIGGVIFSRGGPVRQARLTNEFQALSKIPLLIGQDAEWGLAMRLDSTYAFPWNMTLGAIQDSTIVEEVAYQMGRHAKRLGVHINFAPVLDVNINPKNPIIGNRSFGEDPANVAKKGAAFVRGFERAGILSCGKHFPGHGDTATDSHHDLPLIDFTKERLDNVELYPYKRLLQNGLNSVMVAHLNVPALEKTTDKPSSLSKSIITDLLKKRLQYQGLVFTDALNMKAVTKTTEPGDVGLSAFLAGNDMLLMPEDLEAAKKKLLEAYNYGIITETRLAESVKKILMAKYKVGLHGYAPIDVTDLLEDLNDPDSDVVYEKAIENALTVVRNNVSLLPIKRLDNKKIAYVKFGDVAGDVFFNTLKKYAKATHVQGKDLADYRKKLADYNLVIVGYHKSNQSPWKDHSFSQNQLFWLQQIAQLRSSNMVLVSFANPYALSEIVNFTGMDAIVVAYQNSPLAQEGAAELLFGAISGKGRLPVSINETFPVNTGVQVKGIARLGYTLPERVGMSSTRLALVDTLVQHGLDSLMFPGAQVLVARRGKVVYQKSFGHPTYDSKEKITDDHIYDLASLTKILSTLPIIMKMEEEGKIRLNDTFQDLVPEYVDSELKNVTVLKSLSHYGRLPAWIAFYVDTLNKNRKPSPEFYRTRPEDGFSIKVSEGLYLMDAFQDSIYNRIGRQELKSNRYRYSDVAYYVFKKYIEETYGKSLDVLANDFLYKSLGATNTGFNPAERFDKARIVPTEEDNYFRYQTVHGYVHDMGAAMQGGVGGHAGLFSNANDVAKIMQMYLQGGYYGGQRYLNERTVKKFNTCYFCHKEVRRGVGFDKPQLEDKGPTCGCVSRESFGHSGFTGTYTWADPKEEIVYVFLSNRTYPSAHNRLLVKSGLRTRIQRAIYDSIIN from the coding sequence ATGCGGACAAACTACTTGTTTCCCTTTTTCTTGTTGTTTTTCATTCTAGCAAGCGGCCAAAAGAACCCTTTGGTGGCTACAGACTCTTTGGCTCAGGCCGCGTGGGTGACCGCTACCTATGATGCCATGACACCGGAGGAGAAAATAGGCCAGTTGTTCATGGTAAGTGTGGCATCGAACCAAGGTAAGGCGGCGGCTGACCGAATTAAGCAATTGATACGGCAACATTATATAGGGGGTGTCATATTTTCGAGAGGAGGCCCTGTCAGGCAGGCCCGGTTGACAAATGAATTTCAAGCATTGTCCAAGATCCCCTTGCTAATAGGACAAGATGCTGAATGGGGGCTAGCCATGCGATTGGATTCTACCTATGCCTTTCCGTGGAACATGACGCTGGGGGCCATTCAAGACAGCACCATTGTTGAAGAGGTGGCCTATCAGATGGGCAGGCATGCCAAGAGACTTGGGGTACACATTAATTTTGCCCCTGTACTGGATGTCAACATCAACCCGAAAAATCCGATAATCGGCAACCGCTCTTTTGGTGAAGACCCTGCGAACGTAGCAAAAAAAGGGGCTGCTTTTGTAAGAGGATTTGAGAGAGCAGGAATTTTGTCATGCGGCAAGCACTTTCCCGGACACGGAGACACCGCCACAGATTCGCACCATGACCTGCCCCTGATAGATTTCACCAAAGAACGATTGGACAATGTAGAGCTGTACCCCTATAAAAGATTGCTTCAAAATGGCCTGAACAGTGTGATGGTGGCGCACTTGAATGTGCCCGCCCTTGAAAAGACGACGGATAAGCCATCATCCCTTTCAAAATCGATAATAACAGACTTGTTGAAGAAGAGATTGCAATACCAAGGGCTGGTGTTCACCGATGCGCTCAACATGAAAGCCGTTACCAAGACCACCGAACCTGGCGATGTGGGTCTTTCCGCATTTTTAGCAGGTAATGATATGCTGTTGATGCCCGAAGACCTAGAGGCGGCCAAGAAAAAACTTTTGGAGGCTTATAATTACGGTATCATAACAGAGACCAGACTGGCTGAGTCGGTTAAAAAGATTCTAATGGCCAAATATAAGGTAGGGCTGCATGGGTATGCCCCCATTGATGTCACCGACCTATTAGAAGATTTAAATGATCCAGACAGTGATGTAGTGTATGAAAAGGCCATTGAAAACGCCTTGACCGTGGTAAGGAACAACGTTTCATTATTGCCTATCAAGCGTCTTGACAACAAGAAAATCGCCTATGTCAAATTCGGTGATGTAGCGGGCGATGTCTTTTTCAACACCTTGAAAAAATATGCCAAGGCCACCCATGTACAGGGCAAAGACCTGGCCGACTATAGAAAAAAACTGGCTGATTACAACCTTGTAATAGTGGGTTACCATAAGAGTAACCAAAGCCCGTGGAAAGACCATTCCTTTTCCCAGAACCAACTTTTTTGGCTACAACAAATAGCACAACTGCGGTCGAGCAACATGGTTCTGGTCTCGTTTGCCAACCCGTATGCACTATCTGAAATAGTCAATTTCACCGGTATGGATGCTATTGTGGTCGCCTATCAAAATAGCCCTTTGGCCCAAGAAGGGGCGGCAGAGTTACTGTTCGGGGCTATTTCGGGCAAGGGCAGGCTTCCGGTGAGCATCAATGAAACCTTTCCGGTGAATACCGGGGTTCAGGTAAAGGGCATTGCCAGATTGGGCTATACCCTACCCGAAAGGGTGGGCATGAGTTCAACAAGGCTGGCCTTGGTCGACACCTTGGTACAGCATGGGCTGGACTCGCTCATGTTTCCCGGGGCACAGGTCTTGGTGGCCCGAAGGGGCAAGGTGGTATACCAAAAAAGCTTTGGGCACCCAACCTATGATTCCAAAGAAAAAATTACGGATGACCACATCTATGACCTGGCCTCATTGACAAAAATTTTGTCGACACTCCCCATCATCATGAAGATGGAAGAGGAAGGAAAAATTCGCCTCAACGACACCTTTCAAGATTTGGTGCCCGAATATGTCGATTCTGAGCTGAAGAACGTTACGGTGCTAAAATCGCTTTCGCATTACGGGCGGTTGCCTGCTTGGATTGCCTTTTATGTGGATACCCTGAACAAAAACCGGAAACCATCCCCTGAATTTTATCGAACCCGTCCAGAAGACGGGTTTTCAATCAAGGTGAGTGAAGGCTTGTACCTTATGGATGCCTTTCAAGATTCGATCTACAACCGTATCGGTAGGCAAGAGTTGAAGTCGAACCGCTATCGGTACAGTGACGTGGCCTACTATGTTTTCAAGAAGTACATAGAGGAAACCTACGGAAAGTCGTTGGATGTGCTGGCCAACGATTTTTTGTACAAGTCGTTGGGTGCCACAAACACTGGGTTCAACCCCGCAGAGAGGTTTGATAAAGCACGTATTGTACCCACAGAAGAGGATAATTATTTTAGGTACCAGACCGTTCATGGCTATGTGCACGACATGGGAGCCGCCATGCAGGGTGGGGTAGGGGGTCATGCGGGTCTTTTCAGCAATGCCAACGATGTTGCCAAAATCATGCAGATGTACCTGCAGGGGGGCTATTACGGTGGACAGCGCTACCTTAATGAGCGAACCGTTAAAAAATTCAATACCTGCTATTTTTGCCATAAAGAGGTGAGACGGGGCGTGGGCTTTGACAAGCCCCAGTTGGAAGACAAAGGCCCCACATGTGGCTGCGTGTCTCGTGAGAGTTTTGGACACAGCGGTTTTACGGGCACGTATACCTGGGCCGATCCCAAAGAAGAAATCGTGTATGTTTTTTTATCGAATCGTACCTACCCAAGTGCCCACAACAGATTGCTTGTAAAGTCGGGCCTGCGTACCCGAATACAGCGGGCTATTTATGATTCCATTATCAATTAG